From a region of the Bradysia coprophila strain Holo2 chromosome X unlocalized genomic scaffold, BU_Bcop_v1 contig_173, whole genome shotgun sequence genome:
- the LOC119068375 gene encoding UDP-glucosyltransferase 2-like isoform X2 gives MYNSHYQNYLLSFALVCFCTAVTPSNILVVSPVPSDSHFKISEAITVGLANVGHTVTIVSAYDYKPQNMSKVQSIQVTGAVQWAEEFKAKDLGAFEKSPVDTMVSMLFSGGWDLCNLTLTDPAVRALFNHTYDLVIVDIFGTESLIVLGQIFNAPVVGFSAYSTAKWTNLLPVSYKLNFSNRVASLFHRIHYSIFHMYESITLAYLHHPLQVPNVIEIGGIHVEWNGFKRPERPLSQDIKQFIDTATDGVVYLSFGSISKGKELPTNKRDTFINTFAKHKQKFIWKFSEPTVKMPENVLAKSWFPQADILGHMNVKAFISDGDLLDCIEAVYHGVPILGIPLFIDQIRNVKRASETGWAVTLDYSNITAISVEWALNEILQDKYLEKAQSVSKHYRDQPMTPMNTMVYWSEYVIRHRGAPHLRAPRIDLNYIQYHNVDVFVAIFCFIMLYVYAVKWTMHKVFWQKSRLRVKVERKEQ, from the exons atgtacaaTTCCCATTATCAGAATTACTTATTGTCCTTTGCATTAGTTTGCTTTTGTACGGCCGTAACGCCATCAAATATATTGGTGGTCTCACCGGTGCCAAGTGAttcacattttaaaataaGCGAAGCAATAACAGTAGGACTAGCAAATGTCGGACACACTGTCACCATTGTTTCTGCTTATGATTACAAGCCACAAAACATGTCTAAGGTTCAATCGATTCAAGTGACTGGTGCTGTTCAATGGGCAGAAG aattCAAAGCCAAGGATCTAGGCGCATTTGAGAAGTCGCCGGTCGATACCATGGTCTCAATGTTATTTTCCGGCGGTTGGGATTTATGCAATCTTACGTTAACCGATCCAGCTGTGAGAGCCTTATTTAACCATACCTACGACTTGGTTATCGTTGATATTTTCGGCACCGAATCTTTGATAGTATTGGGTCAAATATTTAACGCACCAGTCGTTGGTTTCTCAGCATACAGTACGGCAAAATGGACAAATCTGCTCCCAGTGTCATACAAGTTGAACTTTTCGAACAGAGTAGCTTCATTGTTTCATCGTATACATTACAGTATATTCCATATGTACGAATCAATTACGTTAGCATACTTGCACCATCCATTACAG GTACCGAATGTAATTGAAATCGGTGGAATCCACGTCGAATGGAACGGGTTTAAAAGACCAGAACGTCCATTATCTCAG GATATCAAACAATTCATTGACACAGCCACTGATGGTGTTGTGTACCTTTCATTCGGTTCCATTTCGAAAGGTAAAGAACTTCCAACGAATAAACGAGACACTTTCATCAACACCTTTGCCAAGCATAagcaaaagttcatttggaaaTTTAGCGAACCTACAGTAAAAATGccggaaaatgttttagcTAAGAGTTGGTTTCCACAAGCAG ATATTCTTGGGCATATGAATGTGAAGGCATTTATATCAGACGGTGATTTGTTGGATTGTATTGAAGCTGTTTATCACGGTGTACCTATCCTAGGAATACCTCTCTTCATCGACCAAATAAGAAATGTTAAACGAGCCTCGGAAACTGGGTGGGCTGTGACACTGGATTACAGCAATATCACTGCAATTTCTGTCGAGTGGgctttgaatgaaattttacaaGACAA atATTTGGAAAAAGCTCAATCAGTGTCAAAACATTATCGTGACCAGCCGATGACCCCAATGAACACCATGGTTTATTGGTCGGAATATGTGATTCGGCACAGAGGAGCACCTCATTTGCGTGCACCGCGTATCGACTTGAACTATATCCAATACCATAATGTCGATGTTTTCGTggcaatattttgtttcattatgCTTTATGTATATGCGGTGAAATGGACGATGCACAAAGTTTTCTGGCAAAAGTCTAGACTACGAGTGAAAGTGGAAAGAAAAGAGCAATAA
- the LOC119068375 gene encoding UDP-glucosyltransferase 2-like isoform X1: MYNSHYQNYLLSFALVCFCTAVTPSNILVVSPVPSDSHFKISEAITVGLANVGHTVTIVSAYDYKPQNMSKVQSIQVTGAVQWAEEFKAKDLGAFEKSPVDTMVSMLFSGGWDLCNLTLTDPAVRALFNHTYDLVIVDIFGTESLIVLGQIFNAPVVGFSAYSTAKWTNLLPVSYKLNFSNRVASLFHRIHYSIFHMYESITLAYLHHPLQRSVYINAFPNVKLSYDDARNNVAITFVSSHSSLTEPTTKVPNVIEIGGIHVEWNGFKRPERPLSQDIKQFIDTATDGVVYLSFGSISKGKELPTNKRDTFINTFAKHKQKFIWKFSEPTVKMPENVLAKSWFPQADILGHMNVKAFISDGDLLDCIEAVYHGVPILGIPLFIDQIRNVKRASETGWAVTLDYSNITAISVEWALNEILQDKYLEKAQSVSKHYRDQPMTPMNTMVYWSEYVIRHRGAPHLRAPRIDLNYIQYHNVDVFVAIFCFIMLYVYAVKWTMHKVFWQKSRLRVKVERKEQ; this comes from the exons atgtacaaTTCCCATTATCAGAATTACTTATTGTCCTTTGCATTAGTTTGCTTTTGTACGGCCGTAACGCCATCAAATATATTGGTGGTCTCACCGGTGCCAAGTGAttcacattttaaaataaGCGAAGCAATAACAGTAGGACTAGCAAATGTCGGACACACTGTCACCATTGTTTCTGCTTATGATTACAAGCCACAAAACATGTCTAAGGTTCAATCGATTCAAGTGACTGGTGCTGTTCAATGGGCAGAAG aattCAAAGCCAAGGATCTAGGCGCATTTGAGAAGTCGCCGGTCGATACCATGGTCTCAATGTTATTTTCCGGCGGTTGGGATTTATGCAATCTTACGTTAACCGATCCAGCTGTGAGAGCCTTATTTAACCATACCTACGACTTGGTTATCGTTGATATTTTCGGCACCGAATCTTTGATAGTATTGGGTCAAATATTTAACGCACCAGTCGTTGGTTTCTCAGCATACAGTACGGCAAAATGGACAAATCTGCTCCCAGTGTCATACAAGTTGAACTTTTCGAACAGAGTAGCTTCATTGTTTCATCGTATACATTACAGTATATTCCATATGTACGAATCAATTACGTTAGCATACTTGCACCATCCATTACAG CGTTCCGTGTACATTAATGCATTTCCGAATGTTAAATTATCATATGATGACGCTAGAAATAATGTTGCGATAACATTTGTGAGCTCACATTCCTCTTTGACCGAGCCAACGACCAAA GTACCGAATGTAATTGAAATCGGTGGAATCCACGTCGAATGGAACGGGTTTAAAAGACCAGAACGTCCATTATCTCAG GATATCAAACAATTCATTGACACAGCCACTGATGGTGTTGTGTACCTTTCATTCGGTTCCATTTCGAAAGGTAAAGAACTTCCAACGAATAAACGAGACACTTTCATCAACACCTTTGCCAAGCATAagcaaaagttcatttggaaaTTTAGCGAACCTACAGTAAAAATGccggaaaatgttttagcTAAGAGTTGGTTTCCACAAGCAG ATATTCTTGGGCATATGAATGTGAAGGCATTTATATCAGACGGTGATTTGTTGGATTGTATTGAAGCTGTTTATCACGGTGTACCTATCCTAGGAATACCTCTCTTCATCGACCAAATAAGAAATGTTAAACGAGCCTCGGAAACTGGGTGGGCTGTGACACTGGATTACAGCAATATCACTGCAATTTCTGTCGAGTGGgctttgaatgaaattttacaaGACAA atATTTGGAAAAAGCTCAATCAGTGTCAAAACATTATCGTGACCAGCCGATGACCCCAATGAACACCATGGTTTATTGGTCGGAATATGTGATTCGGCACAGAGGAGCACCTCATTTGCGTGCACCGCGTATCGACTTGAACTATATCCAATACCATAATGTCGATGTTTTCGTggcaatattttgtttcattatgCTTTATGTATATGCGGTGAAATGGACGATGCACAAAGTTTTCTGGCAAAAGTCTAGACTACGAGTGAAAGTGGAAAGAAAAGAGCAATAA